The following are encoded together in the Lagopus muta isolate bLagMut1 chromosome Z, bLagMut1 primary, whole genome shotgun sequence genome:
- the LOC125686784 gene encoding maestro heat-like repeat-containing protein family member 7, producing the protein MIILQALLPCAKSEWLRVRQCAMGRIANLSKVLVPASLIASSPRYSESRDSDRSIQKQSKKLMGQLLGNLILGCAEEDQDIRRDSVEALHGIHRILAMRESYKFGHANLQLYAEGECWDFFCAQYAALNTLVVGSWLCPSEMGDFILTILQGITQPRVSDTDVVARTLDAVLKDADRQLSNVPLIVQSIYDHLTSDCEESLRDIAIRTLQQMTRLNPQCVVSSVLRDIPWSSAIMWQTMVSEPSLAEVVLETLLQKWPKPRHDGLGPGHNCTGYLAISHALHAILHLPSTEDSAWQLIHKLYVGMLFQIFFMLQCKQRGCFSPIANDEDMSPVNIIRHAVESMRALFQHLRSDGLVEDIEQQGGWDMLMSLDTYHTGVAVLTRALRSTALLCCPSVFEETVTTLAHRQEHKEIGTMAVFAELLQCVNITDIVEYVNGYSIPSLLQSHLKSQNSVLRDLATTSLVRLSVIPAMAVTLQDLLPEITEQLQDAHSIIGVKSVTVLHNMLHLADRQKAVPTALQLPELLLPFFLNESAQTRQRSILLCKDAMEVAGDTHTVEIKKEVCNILVPLFFHLHDEDQSVAQASWEALLCAAKLLKHRHLSYLLKTAQPKRIGECLLVGHGSRADQFLEQSLSYLCSPQEPLQRAAVRFIGLAGRHLRNGREEKLNTAIEALRSLKSTSSPSVSILLAETIQLLRTTPVISTQQALCYRLRSVWERRLHSLRAVWLCYSG; encoded by the exons ATGATCATCTTGCAG gccctgctgccctgcGCCAAATCTGAGTGGCTGAGAGTGCGCCAGTGTGCCATGGGGAGGATTGCCAACCTGAGCAAAGTCCTAGTCCCTGCTTCTCTGATAGCG AGCTCGCCTCGATACAGTGAAAGCAGGGACAGCGATCGCTCCATACAAAAACAGTCCAAGAAGCTCATGGGGCAGCTGTTGGGGAACCTCATCCTGGGCTGTGCCGAGGAGGACCAGGACATCAGGCGTGACTCTGTGGAGGCTCTGCATGGCATCCACAGGATCCTGGCAATGCGAGAGA GTTACAAGTTTGGACATGCCAATCTCCAACTGTATGCGGAGGGTGAATGCTGGGACTTTTTCTGTGCCCAGTATGCTGCTCTGAATACACTG GTAGTGGGCAGCTGGCTCTGCCCCAGCGAGATGGGAGACTTCATCCTAACCATCCTGCAGGGCATAACGCAGCCAAGGGTCTCTGACACCGACGTGGTTGCCAGGACGTTGGATGCGGTCCTGAAAGATGCGGACCGTCAGCTCTCGAAC GTGCCACTGATCGTGCAGAGCATCTATGACCACCTCACGTCGGACTGTGAGGAGTCGCTCCGGGACATCGCGATCCGGACCCTTCAGCAGATGACTCGCTTGAACCCACAGTGTGTGGTCAGCTCCGTGCTGCGTGACATCCCATG GTCTTCTGCAATCATGTGGCAGACGATGGTCTCCGAACCCAGCCTTGCAGAGGTCGTGCTGGAGACCCTGCTGCAGAAATGGCCAAAGCCCAGGCACGATGGCCTTGGCCCGGGCCACAACTGCACCGGTTACCTGGCA ATAAGTCACGCCCTGCACGCGatcctccatctgccctccacTGAAGACTCTGCTTGGCAGCTGATCCACAAGCTGTACGTAGGGATGCTCTTCCAGATCTTCTTCATGCTGCAGTGCAAACAGCGTGGCTGCTTCAGTCCGATCGCCAATGATGAGGACATGTCGCCTGTGAACATCATCAG GCATGCGGTGGAGAGCATgagagctcttttccagcacCTGAGGAGTGACGGTCTGGTGGAGGACATAGAGCAGCAGGGTGGCTGGGACATGCTTATGAGCCTTGACACCTACCACACAGGCGTGGCTGTGCTGACCAG GGCGCTGcgaagcacagcactgctctgctgtcccaGTGTGTTTGAAGAAACAGTCACAACTCTCGCGCACAGACAGGAGCACAAGGAGATCGGGACCATGGCTGTGTTCGCTGAG ctgctgcagtgcgTTAACATCACTGACATCGTGGAGTATGTTAATGGCTACAGCATCCCGAGCCTGCTCCAGTCACACCTGAAGAGTCAGAACTCAGTGCTGCGTGACTTGGCTACCACCAGCCTGGTCAGGCTGTCTGTGATACCCGCGATG GCAGTAACTCTGCAAGACCTGCTGCCAGAGATCACGGAGCAACTGCAAGATGCCCACAGCATCATCGGTGTGAAGTCTGTGACTGTCCTCCACAACATGCTGCACCTGGCAGACCGACAGAAGGCggtgcccactgccctgcagctgcctgagctcctgctgcccttcttCTTAAAC GAGTCCGCCCAGACAAGGCAGCGCTCCATCCTTCTCTGTAAGGATGCCATGGAGGTTGCAGGGGACACCCACACAGTGGAGATTAAGAAGGAAGTGTGCAACATCCTCGTGCCTCTCTTCTTCCACCTGCATGACGAAGACCAGAGCGTGGCTCAG GCCTCCTGGGAAGCCCTTCTTTGTGCGGCCaagctgctgaaacacaggCACCTCAGCTATCTGCTGAAGACAGCGCAGCCGAAGAGGATCGGCGAGTGCCTG CTGGTGGGCCACggcagcagagcagatcagTTCCTGGAGCAGAGCCTGTCCTACCTGTGCAGCCCCCAGGAACCACTGCAACGGGCAGCCGTCAGGTTCATTG GGCTTGCCGGGCGACACCTGAGAAATGGGCGTGAGGAGAAGCTGAACACCGCCATTGAGG CCCTGAGAAGTTTGAAGAGCACCAGCAGCCCTTCTGTTTCCATCCTGCTGGCTGAAACCATCCAGCTCCTGAGAACAACGCCTGTAATCAGCACCCAGCAAGCTCTTTGTTACCGGCTCAGAAGTGTGTGGGAGAGGAGGCTGCACTCCCTAAGAGCTGTCTGGCTGTGCTACTCTGGCTGA